From a single Streptomyces misionensis genomic region:
- a CDS encoding DUF7507 domain-containing protein produces the protein MSRRRPPTSPGRPVPRGRVSRLAAAALALVVGAGAPLALGGTASAAPQPRATGSPLVNETFTQATAPEFTGVGASCLTGAPTAATPPPSGSHPLGGCAPTAIGPVPPNNAAPHGFLRLTDAAHFQSSAVLYNHAIPAGQGLDVTFDQYQYGSTTPARPADGISFFLVDGAASLTHPGAFGGSLGYAQLRENNNPDLPFQPGVDHGYLGVGLDVYGNFFGDGEGRGNGCPNRAPSMESWPPPGPNIITLRGPGNGDIGYCFITATTTNFTGTGPYPSTLPGNLQGPTTELPPGVTPQEAEQLLEPDRRRVNVHITPAPNPVVTVTVDFNDGSGPHQVLSAPAPQPMPSTFKFGFASSTGANTDVHLIRNVVVHSAEPLPRLNLVKQVRQPLPGDLTVGSQVPYEFVVTNSGNTDITDLAVNDAKIGPVSCPTTNLAVGQTVTCTATYTVTAADAAGGSIDNTAVATGLSDDEEVTSPPSSETVPIQRPPALEVDKEVTTPGPYSVGQTVTYRYTVRNTGGTRLNDITVHDDRVTDITCEATSLAPAEEPGDTTTCTGTYTITAADGTAGSVTNTATVTGTTDGETVTSPETEATLPVGQPHVTVTKRVTSSGPYQAGSRVDYAYTVTNTGSTPLHNVMVLDDHASDVTCDATTLAPGASTTCHGSYTITQADIDTCREGGATTECVITNVAQAGGTDPQGREIVSEPAEANVTVPITEPRLTLDKRVTSSGPYQVGSTVEYTYTVHNTGNTTLHDVRVSDDRVGDVICGTTTLAPGASTTCHGSYTITQADIDACRNSGDTTQCVIVNVARASATDPQGREVVSELAVASVTVPLGESRITLRKRVVSAGPFEVGSRVEYAYTVTNTGNTTLRDVRVNDDLVTGVTCDATTLAPGASTTCHGTFTVTQADLDRCADGGKGGKDGYGGKECVITNTARATGTDPDGNQVVSEPARASITVNGEPGKPGKPCDYGCDDRGKQRADS, from the coding sequence ATGAGCAGAAGACGACCCCCTACGTCGCCCGGCCGGCCCGTGCCGCGCGGGCGCGTTTCCCGACTCGCCGCGGCGGCGCTGGCCCTCGTCGTCGGCGCGGGAGCACCCCTGGCGCTGGGCGGCACCGCCAGTGCCGCGCCGCAGCCGCGGGCCACCGGTTCCCCCCTGGTCAACGAGACGTTCACCCAGGCCACGGCCCCTGAGTTCACGGGCGTGGGGGCATCCTGCCTCACCGGCGCACCGACCGCGGCCACGCCGCCGCCGTCGGGGAGCCACCCGCTGGGCGGTTGTGCGCCGACCGCCATCGGACCGGTCCCGCCGAACAACGCGGCGCCGCACGGCTTCCTGCGGCTGACCGACGCCGCCCACTTCCAGAGTTCGGCCGTGCTGTACAACCACGCCATCCCGGCGGGGCAGGGTCTCGACGTCACCTTCGACCAGTACCAGTACGGCAGCACGACCCCGGCGCGCCCCGCGGACGGGATCTCCTTCTTCCTGGTCGACGGCGCCGCCTCGCTGACCCACCCGGGCGCCTTCGGCGGCAGCCTCGGCTATGCCCAGCTCCGCGAGAACAACAACCCGGACCTGCCCTTCCAGCCGGGCGTCGACCACGGCTACCTGGGGGTCGGCCTCGACGTGTACGGCAACTTCTTCGGGGACGGGGAGGGCCGGGGCAACGGCTGCCCCAACCGCGCGCCCTCCATGGAGTCCTGGCCGCCGCCGGGGCCCAACATCATCACCCTGCGCGGGCCGGGCAACGGCGACATCGGCTACTGCTTCATCACCGCCACGACCACCAACTTCACCGGCACCGGCCCCTACCCGTCGACCCTTCCGGGCAACCTCCAGGGCCCGACGACCGAGCTGCCGCCGGGCGTCACCCCGCAGGAGGCCGAGCAACTGCTGGAGCCGGACCGGCGCCGGGTCAACGTGCACATCACCCCGGCGCCCAACCCGGTGGTGACCGTGACCGTCGACTTCAACGACGGCAGCGGCCCGCACCAGGTCCTGTCCGCGCCGGCGCCCCAGCCGATGCCCTCCACCTTCAAGTTCGGCTTCGCGTCCTCGACCGGGGCGAACACTGACGTCCACCTCATCCGCAACGTGGTCGTCCACAGCGCCGAGCCGCTGCCCCGGCTGAACCTGGTCAAGCAGGTCCGGCAGCCGCTGCCCGGCGACCTGACGGTCGGTTCGCAGGTGCCGTACGAGTTCGTGGTGACGAACTCCGGCAACACGGACATCACCGATCTCGCCGTGAACGACGCGAAGATCGGCCCGGTGTCGTGCCCCACGACGAACCTCGCGGTGGGACAGACCGTCACCTGCACCGCGACGTACACCGTGACGGCCGCCGACGCGGCCGGCGGCTCGATCGACAACACCGCCGTGGCGACCGGGCTCTCCGACGACGAGGAGGTCACCTCGCCGCCGTCCTCGGAGACGGTGCCGATCCAGCGGCCGCCGGCCCTGGAGGTCGACAAGGAGGTGACGACCCCCGGCCCCTACTCCGTCGGGCAGACGGTCACCTACCGCTACACCGTGCGCAACACCGGCGGGACGCGGCTGAACGACATCACGGTGCACGACGACCGCGTCACGGACATCACCTGCGAGGCGACCTCCCTCGCCCCCGCGGAGGAGCCCGGTGACACCACCACCTGCACCGGCACCTACACCATCACCGCGGCCGACGGCACGGCCGGTTCGGTGACCAACACCGCCACGGTGACGGGTACGACGGACGGCGAGACGGTCACCTCTCCGGAGACCGAGGCGACCCTCCCGGTCGGGCAGCCGCACGTCACCGTGACGAAGCGCGTGACGTCGAGCGGCCCGTACCAGGCCGGTTCGCGGGTCGACTACGCGTACACCGTCACCAACACCGGCAGCACCCCCCTGCACAACGTGATGGTCCTGGACGACCACGCGAGCGACGTCACCTGTGACGCGACCACGCTGGCCCCCGGTGCCTCCACCACCTGCCACGGTTCGTACACCATCACCCAGGCGGACATCGACACCTGCCGGGAGGGCGGCGCGACCACGGAGTGCGTCATCACCAACGTGGCGCAGGCGGGCGGCACCGACCCGCAGGGCCGGGAGATCGTCAGCGAGCCCGCCGAAGCGAACGTCACCGTGCCGATCACCGAGCCCCGGCTCACCCTGGACAAGCGGGTGACGTCGAGCGGCCCGTACCAGGTCGGCTCGACGGTCGAGTACACGTACACCGTCCACAACACCGGCAACACCACCCTGCACGACGTGCGGGTGAGCGACGACCGGGTCGGCGACGTCATCTGCGGCACGACCACGCTGGCGCCCGGTGCCTCCACCACCTGCCACGGTTCGTACACCATCACCCAGGCGGACATCGACGCCTGCCGGAACAGCGGTGACACCACGCAGTGCGTCATCGTCAACGTGGCGAGGGCCAGTGCGACCGACCCGCAGGGCCGCGAGGTCGTCAGCGAACTCGCCGTGGCCAGCGTCACGGTCCCCCTCGGGGAGTCGCGGATCACCCTGCGCAAGCGCGTGGTCTCGGCGGGCCCGTTCGAGGTCGGGTCCAGGGTGGAGTACGCCTACACGGTCACCAACACCGGCAACACCACCCTGCGCGACGTCCGGGTGAACGACGACCTCGTCACCGGCGTCACCTGTGACGCGACCACGCTGGCCCCCGGCGCCTCCACCACCTGCCACGGCACGTTCACGGTCACCCAGGCCGACCTGGACCGGTGCGCGGACGGCGGCAAGGGCGGCAAGGACGGCTACGGCGGCAAGGAGTGCGTCATCACCAACACCGCCCGCGCGACCGGCACGGACCCGGACGGCAACCAGGTCGTCAGCGAGCCGGCGCGGGCCAGCATCACCGTCAACGGGGAGCCGGGGAAGCCCGGGAAGCCCTGCGACTACGGCTGTGACGACCGGGGGAAGCAGCGCGCCGACAGCTGA
- a CDS encoding DUF397 domain-containing protein, giving the protein MRATDLSDVTWRKSSYSNTSGGDCLEVSDDLPSSVPVRDSKTPHGPVLLFTDPAWAAFVGAVGRGVLD; this is encoded by the coding sequence GTGCGAGCCACCGACCTGAGCGACGTGACCTGGCGCAAGAGCAGCTACAGCAACACCAGCGGCGGCGATTGCCTCGAAGTCTCCGACGACCTCCCCTCCTCCGTCCCCGTCCGTGACAGCAAGACCCCCCACGGCCCCGTCCTCCTCTTCACCGACCCGGCCTGGGCGGCCTTCGTCGGGGCGGTCGGGCGCGGGGTGCTGGACTGA
- a CDS encoding helix-turn-helix domain-containing protein, with amino-acid sequence MPPRKVVTGRSQEPRRRYAEELRRLRLAKGLTLRELAALVGWDASLFGKLETGSTLGSPDVAEALDQFYGTPGLLLAMWEMALGDPTQFREKYRRYMALEAEAVSLWHYGASAVPGLLQTAGYAREALAAGWIKDDELDQQVEARLGRRKLLEGDSPPLFRVILSEAVLRTSLRDKEAWREQLQHLAEAAERPNITIQVLPFSAGPHGLMNTNVKFLRLPDGHTVAYTENDLRGELVEDSATVEELQRRYDAMRDLALSPAETLKFILRMLEELPCEPPT; translated from the coding sequence ATGCCACCGCGAAAAGTGGTCACGGGCCGCAGCCAGGAGCCTCGCCGGCGGTACGCGGAGGAACTGCGCCGGCTGCGTCTCGCCAAGGGCTTGACCCTGCGTGAGCTGGCCGCGCTGGTCGGCTGGGACGCCTCTCTCTTCGGCAAGCTGGAGACCGGCAGCACGCTGGGCAGCCCGGACGTGGCGGAGGCGCTGGACCAGTTCTACGGGACGCCGGGGTTGTTGCTGGCGATGTGGGAGATGGCGCTCGGGGACCCAACGCAGTTCAGAGAGAAATACCGGCGATACATGGCGCTGGAGGCGGAGGCGGTGAGTCTCTGGCATTACGGTGCCAGCGCGGTACCGGGCCTGCTCCAGACCGCTGGTTACGCGCGCGAAGCGCTTGCCGCTGGCTGGATCAAGGACGACGAACTGGACCAGCAGGTCGAAGCGCGTTTGGGACGGCGCAAGTTACTGGAGGGCGACAGCCCTCCCCTGTTCCGGGTCATCCTCTCCGAGGCAGTGCTGCGCACTTCCCTGCGTGACAAGGAGGCGTGGCGGGAGCAGCTGCAACATTTGGCGGAGGCTGCCGAGCGCCCCAACATCACCATCCAGGTCCTGCCGTTCAGTGCCGGTCCCCACGGTCTGATGAACACGAACGTGAAGTTCCTGCGGCTGCCCGACGGGCACACAGTCGCCTATACGGAAAACGACCTGCGCGGTGAGTTGGTGGAAGACAGCGCCACAGTCGAGGAGTTGCAGCGTAGGTACGATGCGATGCGCGACCTCGCCCTGTCCCCGGCCGAGACGCTCAAATTCATCCTGCGGATGTTGGAGGAACTGCCGTGCGAGCCACCGACCTGA